In Candidatus Nitrosarchaeum limnium SFB1, the following proteins share a genomic window:
- a CDS encoding like-Sm ribonucleoprotein core translates to MGDEISNLMTNNKNKVILLRLRNNKSVRGSLQDFDIHMNLTLDNAEDISDNKVVSLGRILLRGDNILAVSLPDEES, encoded by the coding sequence ATGGGCGACGAAATTTCTAATTTAATGACAAACAACAAAAACAAAGTAATTCTTTTGCGATTAAGAAACAACAAATCAGTAAGAGGTAGTCTGCAGGACTTTGATATTCACATGAATCTTACACTTGATAATGCTGAAGACATTTCAGATAACAAAGTAGTATCACTGGGGAGAATTCTTTTGCGCGGTGATAATATTTTGGCAGTATCACTACCAGATGAAGAATCTTAA
- a CDS encoding DNA-directed RNA polymerase subunit A': MSIQAIKSIDAIRFSVWSPTEIRKYSVAEITAPETYDEDGMPVQGGLMDGRLGTLEPGQKCLTCGNTAARCPGHFGHIELAEPILHIAFIDNIYKLLQSTCRSCARLKVPQEDLDEFRKIKEKHAAYTVISEKRIPEQIIEKAKKAKECPHCGKTQYELIFTKPTIFVEKTEIGEHRLLPITIRERFSQIIDDDLHLLAYDPVTARPEWFILQALPVPPVTVRPSIILETGIRSEDDLTHKMVDIIRVNQRLKESKEAGTPPLIVQDLVDLLQYHATTYFDNEVSGIPQAHHRSGRPLKTLTQRLKGKEGRFRGSLSGKRVDFSSRTVISPDPNLDLSEVGVPEQIAMKLTIPEIVTEWNIERMRTLVINGPNKFPGVNYIVRPDGVKIRLDFVEDRSTIAETLEIGYLVERHLANGDIVLFNRQPSLHQMSIMAHYVRVLPGKTFRLHPSVCPPYNADFDGDEMNLHVPQSEEARAEAILLMRVQDQLISPRYGGPIIGALRDFVTGAYLLTKDDTLLTPQEFYNYAMLGGYNEKFPKPGSKNKDGPMYTGKQLFSLFLPKDFNYVITSKWSKGTKGAQKDVVIKNGELISGVIDKSSIGAEEPESVLHRIAKDYGNTKAKNFLNSILIMVKQYITHYGFSYGYADLEVPEKEKQQILDDIQETYGVISDLTSQYEKGTLKLTRGMKPEEALEAYIVNELGKARDKAGMTADQSLDQSNAGRIMATTGARGSALNIGQMAGALGQQSRRGSRLHAGYNNRALPHYQEHDNNPDAHGFVKSNYREGLSALEFFFHAMGGREGLVDTAVRTQQSGYMQRRLINALEHIRLEYDGTVRDPHGHIIQFLYGEDGIDVAKSDHGEAFNINRLIESQTIVDSGKKATKEEITDLAKKYTKTFNPRLKQLVTDGLLDSKLSKEGAEIVCKKGLSLYNKAKVEPGQAVGIITAQSIGEPGTQMTLRTFHFAGIAERNVTLGLPRLIELVDARKKPVTPTMDIYLDNESKKSREKAIDVARNILQTKVSALISDSETDYTTQIKLILSPNRLKERGCTVGEVEAALQSNKKFKMETTGELITLKLVEESDAPTVIAIRNKVLNTTVKGVPDIERVTLVQKDDEWVIQTTGSNIAKVLEVSGIDKKNVRTNNVFEIAGTLGIEASRNALINELNNTLEDQGLEVDDRYIMLVSDLMCSRGYMQQIGRHGIAGTKDSVLARAAFEITVPTIAHAALAGEVEQLKGITENVIVGSIIPIGSGTVDLYMQVSKKK, translated from the coding sequence ATGTCTATTCAAGCCATAAAATCAATTGACGCAATTAGATTCTCAGTTTGGTCTCCAACTGAAATCAGAAAATACTCTGTTGCAGAAATCACTGCTCCTGAAACATATGATGAAGATGGAATGCCAGTACAAGGAGGTCTTATGGATGGTAGACTGGGAACATTAGAGCCTGGACAAAAATGTCTTACATGTGGAAATACTGCTGCAAGATGTCCTGGACACTTTGGTCACATTGAACTTGCAGAACCAATCTTACACATTGCATTTATTGATAATATCTACAAACTATTACAGTCTACATGTCGTTCTTGTGCAAGACTCAAAGTACCACAAGAAGATTTAGATGAATTTAGAAAAATCAAAGAAAAACATGCAGCATATACTGTAATATCTGAAAAACGAATTCCAGAGCAAATTATTGAAAAAGCAAAAAAAGCAAAGGAATGTCCTCATTGTGGTAAAACTCAGTATGAACTAATTTTTACAAAGCCTACTATCTTTGTTGAAAAAACAGAGATTGGAGAACACAGATTACTGCCAATCACAATTAGAGAAAGATTCTCTCAAATCATTGACGATGATCTTCATCTTTTGGCATATGATCCTGTCACTGCAAGACCAGAGTGGTTTATCTTACAAGCACTACCTGTTCCACCAGTAACTGTTAGACCTTCTATTATTTTAGAAACTGGAATTCGCTCTGAAGATGATTTGACACACAAGATGGTGGATATCATCAGAGTCAATCAAAGACTTAAAGAAAGCAAAGAAGCTGGAACTCCTCCATTAATCGTTCAAGATTTAGTAGACTTGTTACAGTATCACGCAACCACCTACTTTGATAATGAAGTATCTGGAATTCCACAAGCTCATCACCGCTCTGGACGTCCACTAAAAACACTAACTCAGAGACTCAAAGGAAAAGAGGGAAGATTCAGAGGTTCATTATCCGGAAAGAGAGTAGACTTTTCAAGTAGAACTGTAATTTCACCTGATCCTAACTTGGACTTGTCTGAAGTTGGAGTACCTGAACAAATAGCAATGAAGCTAACAATTCCTGAAATTGTCACTGAATGGAACATTGAAAGAATGAGAACACTAGTAATTAATGGTCCAAACAAATTCCCAGGTGTCAATTATATTGTAAGACCAGACGGTGTAAAAATTAGATTAGACTTTGTAGAGGATCGTTCTACAATCGCTGAAACCCTAGAGATTGGATATCTTGTAGAAAGACATCTTGCAAATGGTGATATAGTTTTGTTTAACAGACAACCATCACTTCACCAAATGTCCATTATGGCTCATTATGTCCGAGTACTTCCAGGAAAAACTTTCAGACTACACCCATCTGTATGTCCTCCATACAACGCAGACTTTGACGGAGATGAGATGAACCTTCACGTTCCTCAAAGCGAAGAAGCAAGAGCAGAAGCAATTTTGTTGATGAGAGTCCAGGATCAATTAATCTCCCCAAGATATGGTGGTCCAATCATTGGAGCACTAAGAGACTTTGTTACAGGAGCATACCTGTTAACTAAAGATGATACTTTACTCACTCCACAAGAATTTTACAATTATGCAATGTTAGGTGGATACAATGAGAAATTCCCAAAACCTGGCTCTAAAAATAAAGATGGGCCAATGTATACTGGTAAACAACTATTCTCATTGTTCTTACCAAAAGACTTCAACTATGTCATTACATCAAAATGGTCTAAAGGAACCAAAGGTGCACAAAAAGATGTTGTAATTAAAAACGGTGAACTCATCAGCGGTGTAATTGACAAATCATCAATTGGTGCAGAAGAACCAGAAAGTGTGTTGCACAGAATTGCAAAAGACTATGGAAATACAAAAGCAAAGAACTTTTTGAATTCCATCTTAATTATGGTAAAACAATACATCACTCATTATGGATTCAGCTATGGTTATGCTGACCTTGAAGTACCAGAAAAAGAAAAACAGCAGATTCTAGATGACATTCAAGAAACTTATGGAGTCATCTCTGATCTTACATCTCAATATGAAAAGGGTACTCTGAAACTAACAAGAGGAATGAAACCTGAAGAAGCACTAGAAGCCTACATTGTAAACGAACTAGGAAAAGCAAGAGACAAAGCCGGTATGACTGCAGATCAATCCCTTGATCAAAGCAATGCCGGAAGAATCATGGCAACTACTGGCGCAAGAGGTTCTGCACTTAACATTGGTCAGATGGCAGGAGCATTAGGACAACAATCAAGAAGAGGAAGTAGACTACACGCTGGTTACAATAATCGTGCATTACCACATTATCAAGAACATGACAATAATCCAGATGCACACGGATTTGTAAAATCAAACTATAGAGAGGGATTATCTGCACTAGAATTTTTCTTCCACGCAATGGGAGGAAGAGAGGGACTAGTAGACACTGCAGTTAGAACACAACAAAGTGGATACATGCAGCGTAGACTGATCAATGCACTAGAGCATATCAGACTAGAATATGATGGAACAGTAAGAGATCCTCACGGTCACATCATACAATTCCTATATGGTGAAGACGGAATTGATGTTGCAAAAAGTGACCATGGTGAGGCATTTAACATTAACAGATTAATTGAATCACAAACAATTGTTGATTCTGGTAAAAAGGCAACCAAAGAAGAGATTACAGACTTGGCAAAGAAATACACAAAGACATTCAATCCAAGACTAAAACAACTTGTAACTGATGGACTACTAGATTCTAAACTAAGTAAGGAAGGCGCAGAAATTGTTTGTAAGAAAGGACTATCCCTATACAATAAAGCAAAAGTAGAACCAGGACAAGCAGTAGGAATCATCACTGCACAATCTATTGGAGAACCTGGTACTCAGATGACCCTTAGAACATTCCACTTTGCAGGAATTGCAGAAAGAAACGTAACCTTGGGTCTTCCAAGATTAATCGAACTTGTAGATGCAAGAAAAAAACCTGTAACTCCAACTATGGATATTTATCTTGATAATGAATCCAAAAAATCAAGAGAAAAAGCAATCGATGTTGCAAGAAATATTTTGCAAACAAAGGTAAGCGCATTAATCTCTGATAGTGAGACTGATTACACAACTCAAATCAAATTAATTCTTAGTCCAAACAGACTCAAAGAAAGAGGATGTACTGTAGGCGAAGTAGAGGCAGCATTACAATCAAACAAGAAATTTAAGATGGAGACAACTGGTGAGCTAATCACTCTAAAATTAGTAGAAGAGTCAGATGCTCCAACTGTAATTGCAATTAGAAATAAGGTTCTCAATACTACCGTTAAAGGAGTTCCTGACATTGAACGAGTAACCCTAGTTCAAAAAGACGACGAATGGGTAATTCAGACAACTGGTTCAAACATTGCCAAAGTACTTGAAGTATCTGGAATTGACAAGAAAAATGTCAGAACAAATAATGTATTTGAAATTGCAGGAACCTTGGGTATTGAGGCATCAAGAAACGCTCTGATTAATGAATTAAACAACACACTAGAAGACCAAGGTCTTGAAGTCGATGACAGATACATCATGTTGGTATCTGATTTAATGTGTTCAAGAGGTTACATGCAACAAATAGGAAGACACGGAATAGCTGGAACTAAAGACAGTGTACTTGCAAGAGCAGCATTTGAGATTACAGTACCAACTATAGCTCATGCAGCATTAGCTGGTGAAGTTGAACAACTCAAAGGTATTACAGAAAATGTTATTGTTGGAAGTATCATTCCAATTGGCAGTGGAACGGTAGATCTTTACATGCAAGTAAGCAAGAAGAAATGA